CATACTGCCTCAAAGAGCTGCAGCTTCCTTGGCTACAGCTAATTCAGAGGTGCCCCAAATCGGCCAGGTTAGATTGATATTTTCTATCACTGCTTCTCTCTTCTCAATCCTTTCACCTCCTTCTGCCAGCTCACTTCATCCCTGCAGGTCTTCCCACTCCACCACCTTCCCCTCCCATGCTACCCTGGCTGCCAAAACACAGTCATTGTAACAGCTTTTTGTaactaaacaaaccaaaaatatccCAATCAAATAAAGGTTTAACAAGTGAAATCTTCATCCCTTCTCTCACTCCCCAGCCTggactttttcttctcctgttgtcTTTTCTCACTCTGTCTTTTTGACAGTTGGCACTTTGAGACAGGGAATTTGGAAAGTCCCTCTTGCTTTTCCAGTTCGCACCATTAGGACCATTACTGAATTCAGTAGGACGTGTTTACTTACTGGTGTGGAAAATATCAACCAGCCCAGCAGTGGAAACACAGGAATCAAAGCAGAGACGGTGAAGTAAAACTCTTCGTGTAGGTCACTGAGCATATAGAGAGTGAAATTCACCtggaataaagcagaaaaagtattttcaatattAATGTATTGTTGCTTAAAAATAGGCTATTTGTCACTGATTTGGGTTACTCTTGCGAATatcaatatatttgaaaaatgaaacctCAAGTGGCAAGATGTGTAAATCAAACGCTTCAGAGTGAAGATTCACTTCACTTACCAGAATGAAGATGAAAGACCAAATGTAACGATTGCTTCGTCCAGTGCGAAacttaaaagcaattaaataaatGAGAAGGACGAGAGATACTCCGTAACCAATGACGCAAATGATCTAGAGAGAGAGACTGATATCAGCAACAGGGAGCTGGATGTAGATATATGAAAACCCACCTAGAGCGgtccattttaattaaaatatttaaaccaaaATCTCACTGAGAAACAAGGGAAGGGGATTTCTGTCTGCCCGTTTTCCCGCACGCAAAAAGCTCACCAGGGGCAGCACGGTGCTGGCTGGCAAGGGGCAGAAACGGTTGAAGAGCAGCAGAACGCCGAACATGAGGCACAGCAGGGTCCAGAAGAGAGGGACGTCCACCAGTGCCTGCCCGCACCAGTATGCCGAGGGGAAGAGCCCCGCGAGCCGCAGCTGGGCGCGAGCCCGGAGCTGCGAAAGCAAATGGGAAAAGGGGACTGATTTAGAAGAGCCTAAAGCATCAttcctgctccttctccttctccattaccctcactcctcccttccctggctgagccttcctctccttcccaagCACTTTCAATTCTTTCTCAGTTCTACTATTGTTTAAAACCACATCATTcttaaaaaaggggggaaaaaaataaaatcctcctgACCCCAAAATCTTTATTAACACCCAAATTGTTCTGAGCCCCAGCTGATTCCCCGAGATGCAGGGTAACACGCTTTGGTACAATGTTGTGCTTGTGTGGCTGTATTTCTTCTAGCATCCTACCTAGAAATGCCAGCCAGACCACTGGTACATGAACTGCTCTCCAGAGACAttgtatttgcatttgctttttgcgTAAGACCACTTTCAGCACCCGCTTTTTACCTTGTAATCCTCCCTGCTGCTCATTGCAAAGTGAGGAGGCAAACCAGCAGCCAAAATGAGCATGTAGCCGAGACAGACGAAAAAAATATCACTCTTTAGTTCTGGGCTTTGTGTCTGCGGAAAAGAAATTCAGAGTCAGTAATAATCAACAGCTGCCCAGGGAAAATCTAGCTAGCTCGGCGCTCATGTGATGGTTAAACATGCAAGTGAGCAATAACACTAATGGTAAGTCGTTTGTGTTTAAGAACACAAAACAAggcaataaaaaaccccacaaacccaaacacTTAGCATCTTAAAATTTGCAAAAATTATTGGAATTACTGTAAATTTTTCAGGATAGAGACCATCTTTTTGATGCTGATTCTTGCCAAACAGATGCTGAAGAAAGGTGGGGTTTGCAAGTATTACTGCTGTATTCCTGCCACACTGCCGTATAGAAGAAGCTTAAATATCTTATGGCACTGAAACCCTACAGAGCTCTTAAACACTGCAGAAGAAATTGTCATTAAATAGCACCGGTATTGACTGCCGAGCAGTGCCCCAAGGAACCGGCCAGCAGCTGGACCACTGACCCCCAACTCTCGGAGGTTGCTCATCCAACCAGGCTTCCAACCCATCCAGCCCTTATCACTTCAGCACGgctatttaaattaattttcaccgAGAAAGGCAGGACGCTTACATTGTAAAAGGGCTCACTCCAGACGCGGATACGGGCAGTGGAATTGAAGAGCCTTAGGAAGGTGTTGCTGAGGATGTTCACGAGCACGGGGAAACAGTTGATGGGTTCTGCGCTGCACATGACCGTGAATCGGTAGCTCTGAAGATGTAAGAGCGAAAGACGTTACCGTCATGCCCGTGAGGTCCTGGGTGAAGATGAGTTGACCAGATGTGAagggtttaaagaaaagcaaCGACAAAGGCAGACAGTTTTATTGGTGAGATGACGGAGACGTGGAAGTGTGCTAGCAGGTACCGTGAGCGAAATGATTGATAAAGACACAATTTCTGgagaaaagcacaaaaaactTGCCTTAATGCTTTTCTCTAAAGAGCGCTGTAAAGAAGCATACAGTGGAAAGAGCCAAATATAATCCTGGTTTCCCACAAACAGGACTACCCGTATTATTTAATATGTCAAATAGTCTCCCTCTTGCTGGTGTGTGTATTTCACTGTGCCTCATTtaaacacatttcagaaaatcCTGTTGACATGcaggatgaaagaagaaaaaatatccttcACCTTGCCTTCCAGGGATATTTTTATAGCTCCATTATACAGTGGAATGCTTGTGATGTTTTTCTCAAGAGTTATTTCTGGGATTATGTTTTGAGTTTTCAAAGCAGCAATGAAATCCTCAATTTCTGAACCTGAAATCAAATCAAGGACAGAAATTataggttttttctttaaaaataaacagtttcatATAGAAAAGTTCCCACTTGCAGAGGTatgttaaaaaaatccaaacattcaGAATCTATGCAAACATATTTCctctattttttctattttaattaaacTCGTTAAACAGAATGTATGTTTCCATACTTActttgtttattgcttttttattttttttttaatttgcctagTTCATTACTCTTTTAAATATCCGCTACTTGGTTGTCATCACTAAAATTggattttcttttgctcagaagAAAACACTTCCCAAAGccataaatatataaaagaacacacagaaagagtaaggcaaggctGGTCTATCAACTCTAAGAGGACAGAGAGTGGTGCAGAAAGTGAATCAACATCATGTGTTCTTCACCTGTATCATTGAAGATGAGAAGATTTGTTGATTTATCTCGAATTTTCTCTTTAGTGGGAAGAAAATACGAGCTAGCTGTCATTTCCCAGTTAGAGGAGCTGTCCCACAGTTGAAATTCAACGAAAATCATCAGCATTGGAAGGATAAATATTCCAAAGAACAGCAATCTAGATGGAAAAACAGACCAGAAGTGGGTCTAGGGGAACTCCACCTTTAACTAATTATGTGATTTATGTTGAGAAAGACAAGGGGAAATTTAAAACTTAAGCAATTCAGAGCTCTACCAGTAAGTTCCCACTGTCCTTATTACTGCACCTTTTAAACACTTTCCACCTAATTCTCTGCTTCTAAACATCTCCACCAGTATTTAAGCCTTCCCCCCACGGGAAAGATCAAATCCTTCGAAAAGCACCAAGCCAACATGAGGGCTGCAGAGTAGGCGAGAGCTCCCGTACTTACATGGACCTGAGAAACTTTCCGTCGTGCTTTAGTTTTAAGAAGCGAACTCTCATGACGGCACACACTTGCTGCCTCCAGAGTGCCATCCCGCTCACTGCCGCGCTCCCTTGCTCGGAAAACACCGGGAGGCTTTGGTCCCTCTCCTCGAGGTCTCCGTCTTCTGCATGTTCATCACGAGAAATACCATTATCCACAAAGAGCGTTCGAAGGACACGCTTTAACCTCAAACAATCAACAAGGATCTTCTGTTCTGAATAGAGGaagacttttatttttcagccagaaaagaaacaagGGCAGAGAAAATGGGCCATAATTTATCCAGAACATAATTTATATCGGTGAATTCAGACTGGCTGAACCTGGGCTCATATGGCAACACATCCAATAACTTCACTGGCCTTGTGAAATGCCTTCTGGCTACTTTATCTCTTCCCACCTCCTGGTCTGGGCAGTATACCCTTCAAAGGCAAACACCCTTCCAACATCAGTCTCGAATTCCTGTGCTTAAAAGCCTGTGGGAAGTCAAGACTGAATCATCTAGACTTCTCCAAGAAGATATTCTTCACTAAAGGAAAGTTGAATACAACTGCAACTCTTGACCTACCAAAACCTACCAAAATTCACATTGAACAGAAACTCATCAGACATTCAGTTAAAACATATGTATACATGGAACCTTAATCATACCACACTTGCCAGTTGGGGTCAACGTTTTAACTTCTTGATCGATGGCTTCGTTGTGCTCCAGCTTCAGGAAAACATCTTCCAGGGTTGTCCTGCTAACCTCATAATTAACAACCCCCTGCAAAAGACTGCTCTCGAGATGGCTGAACAGATCTGCACAATAGAAACAACCAGACTCAGCCCAGCAACCAAGGCAGAGTTTCCACTCAACACTAGACGGGCATGATTCATATTGTACATTCTAGCATTCGCATCATTAATCTCCATAACTTAAAAGCCATGGCAAAACTATTGTGCTCTTTAGAGGTAAATAGTAGAAAATTCAGAGTTCTTGATTACCATGGGCCTTCCTGGTAGGAGAAATCTCATCCTGAACCAGAGGAGACTCAGTGGCCTTTAGTTTGTAGATTAGTTGGtggattttcttttgttcatcTGCATTATTAATATTAGTATGTCCATTAGAGGCTTTCTTTAAGTCTGATGTTTATGCAGCTCCCATGTAGTATGGACCACAGAATTTAGTTATTCCCTTCACAGCaactttgctttctgcttttcccacCACTTGGTTTCTCTTTACAACAGGTACAACGACAGGTTTGTCTTACCTGGGAAGCTATCAGTGTTTTCCAGAGGTAGCATATAACACAGCTCGTCCCCTTTCTGTCCTTTGAGCACAGCATCGGGGATGTACTGTCTGACCAGGGATGATGTAAGCTCAGGGTCACACAGCTCGTTTATGCGCATCCTGTTTGTATCAAAAAGCAACTGCTATGATattaaatgaggagaaaaaaaaaaaaaaaaaagaaaaaaaaggtatgcatcatccatttaaaatacaaagccaGTGGTCGTTCTTCAGGCCACAGGGAAACCTCCAGAACTGGGCAgcatttcagtgggaatttttaTAGACATCTGCAGTGCCCCTGGTTTTGCCATGCATGCAAGAAATAGTTGAGGTTAAGAATAACGACCCTGGCCAGTACTGCTAAACCaagaacacagaaattaaaattcaaagaaCAACTTCACATTAAAGCTGTTGTATGTCACTCTGGCACCACGGAATATGTGGAAATTGCAATTCATCTTACTCTGGTCCCCTTTTGGCTTCAAAGCAGGTTGCAAAGTCTTTTTGGGTACATGCTCAGAGCTTTCAGGATCAGGCtccaaagaaaagcagcttgCTATCCAAAGCAACATATTTTTGGCAGCCTCAAAAGTCTTCTAAAACGAATTGTCAAGATTTCTATTACTCTATATAGAAACTCTATAGAGACACAGACTCTACAAGAACATAGGCACATCGACTAGAAGCTTTTCATAAAAAGCGTGATGaccaaaaagaaaaggctttaccTTAAGTGATACCcaattccccattttctcttcaAGTACAGAGATGAGCCAACACACTGTAATCTCCCATTTGCCAGGAAAGCTTTCCGATCTAAGGAGGTATGAATACAAAGGGGTTAGGGGGAATTTACAGCAGTGTGGCAGTCTGATCTCACTCTGCTCCTTCTGAACCCAACAGACATTTTTATAATGAAGTCGGGAGGAGTAAAACCAGACCAGTGCTGaaggtttctttttaaacctCTGCCTTTCTCCGAAGCATGAAGGTTAATCTTTTAATTATGCAATCTTACAGGCTTGTGGACAATTGCCCATGCAGCTCAGGAGCAATAAGGAAATAGCAAAAATATCAATTCAAGCAATATCACTAATTTGTGTGGGTGCTGCTAGCGGTATATCCAGGTAATATGCAACTGCTCCATCCTGAAGCAGAGCACAAGCAAGGTCTTGGAGGGGCACGTTAGTCCAGTTTTAGCCTTTGCTCAGCCTGGGTTGGGTGGTTGCTATCAGGCAAAACATGTCCAGAGAGCACAGGTGGCATCATGGTGGGACCCGTACATGGGCTCTGCAATGGGAAACCCTCATTTGCAAACTGTAGTCAACTACGGTGTGAAAATCTGGGCTCACCAGCATGAACATCAGCCTCCTCCATGGACTGGGTCGTGAAGAATGTCACGCGTCCAGCCTGGCGTTCCTTCAGAAGGCTCCACACGTGGTGCCTGGAGCAGGGATCCAACCCAGCTGTTGGCTCGTCTAAAAGCAACACCTGCAAAGGTGAATAAGATCAGACCTCCATGTGTCCAAGCCGGCATTTCTGTGTTtacataattttcatttcatgCTTTTGATGATCACACTCTAAGAATAAAATGCATCCTCAAATATCAGCCATTTTTAATGCTCTTTCTTCTATTACAATATTATtatccttttaatttaaaatgtggttCTTATTGACCTAGGTTCCTTAATCTTTCCAGCAGCTGAGTGAATTAGTAAGTCAACAGACTTGGAGTGCCGGGGGAAAAGTACAAATGTCTGCGTGCCAAGACAAAATACAAAGCTACATGCTAAAACTGTACGTGTTGTGTATGTGTAAATATGACCAGTCCCTACCTGGGGATTCCCTAAAATTGCAATGCCAagagacaattttcttttttgtccccCACTCAGAGCATCGGAGCGAACGTCCTGAAGGTCGGTGAGGTCCAACATCGTGAGAACTTTCTGCACCTTGGCAATATAAAAAGACAAGAGCCAGGTTTCCAAAGCACTGGTTGCCTGTTAATTGATAAATGGCTACACACAGTACACGAGAGTATAACTTCAAGATTTAAAACTTATCTGCTTTAAATGGCTTTGCTTAGAGATCAATACTGCAAATCTGAATTCTAACTCTTCGGACATGAGGATAAGAAAGAATTGAAAAATCACTTCTCCCCTAAATTAGGATTGCTCTCATTTCCACAGAACAAGATGCTGGTGATAAACTTTTATAAAGCAAGCTCAAACTGTCCAAGATGCCATAAAACAGAGGTCAGTGACTGACAAGCACATACCAACCTCTTGCTCTACTTCTTTCCACTGAATCCCCTTGATGTGAGCAAAAGTTCTCAGGTTTTCCTTCACCGTTAAGGcttcaaaatgcaaattaaactGGGGGCAAATCCCAATCATAGCCTGTATTCCCTCCATATCCTGTACTTCAGAAACTTTGTAGTTGTAGATCGTTGCAGAACCTGCACACGGGAATGAATGGAACAAATTTCATACTGTACAGTATTTCCCAGTTATAAGGGGAAAGCAAACTGCTTTGTGTTCATACCTTTGACATTAATTCCAGCATTGTGGATGTTTctcaagtgtttaaaaaaaaaaaaaaaaaaagccaaaatatctTTGAGTTGTCCAGAGCTTTAATACCACTCAAAAGTATTTCAGAGCACGAAATTTCTCCCTTAAGAACTAAAACATATTTCCTATAGGTATGCAGCTCGTGGAAAACATCAGGCTATCCAGATGGAGAAATAACCATCTGTGTATGCTTGCACACATGAGCGTATCCACAAGGGATTAGCTGTGAAGCTCGTGTTGAAGCAGCAATCTGCACTGACAACAAGCCAGACTGAATGACTGAGGGAAAACTTGGGGTCTTGCATCTTTACCCCCTTacacttgaaaaaacaaacagcatctCTTCAGCATCCAGGTCCATCATCTTACCAGCTGAAGGCTTGGAAAATCCACTGAGCACGTGTAAGAGAGCAGTTTTTCCAGATCCACTGTGACCAAGCAATGCAGTGATCTGGCCTTCATATATATTTAAGGACACACCTAGAATAGAAATAGGATAACATTAGGATTAAAGTCGGTGAGAAATAGACTCGTACCTGTAGCTTGCTGCCAGGTATGACAGAGGAGTGACATTTCTTTTGAAGCTCAGGGGCAAAAACACAGATCCAAAACCATGGGTTGCATCTTCAGAAGTTAGGACTAAACTTAATAAGGAAAATACAGTCATGTCTTGATTGAATTCAGGGAACAAGTGTATTaactttaatatttaaagaattttGCCTTCCATTTTCTACGAGGTTCATAACCTTTTATTTTAGCGTGGCTCAAGAGAGAGTCCACAGAAAGTGAAGAGCCCATAGCCTTTCCAACGCCTGAGATTTCAGGAGTTATTTCAAAGCAGCCAGAATTTGCTAcctcatttcctttaaaaaaaaaaagaaaaaaaagacttattttgTATTCTTGTGGGttgtttgtgttgggttttttttattcaatgtAAACCTTTGAGACCATATTGATATTTTCACCGTCACTTGGAGTTCTTGTTAAACAAAGGTATTTAATAAATACCTACAACTATGCTACGACTATGCCAACTACTTGCATACCTGCAGTTGGCAGAGATGCAAGTGCTTGGAGAACACTGCTCAGCCAGTGACAGCAGATTTGTTTTTTTGGTCCCTGGCTATAGCCAAGGTTTTTTTGCCCAAAATAGTTCACATCTTGAAAGGGAGGTTTGAGAAGGCATTTTTGCAGTGGTTCGTTGCTGCAAACCCCACAGCTTTTAAGGAGACTTCTGCTGTAGCAAAATACAATAAATGATAATTTTCCTGGAGTGAACAGGAAGATAACAACCTGGTAGAAATTTGCCGGTGATTTACCCCAGCAGAAATAACCATCGCATAATGTATTTTAACAGTGCTGGAGGCAGAATTAAGTACGTCCAGTACATTTCAAAACAGTTTGCGTTCCTATGtagtgaaaaatgaaattaaaagaattaCAAAACCTTTCTTACCCCTTAAAGCTTCGGTTCTCTTGTCCTTCttcttgtatatttttttaatattgtttagtCTAAAGGAAAGGTAAGCAAGCCATTACTGTTGAATCTCACAATTTTGGCATGTTTCCTCTGCCTCGAAGTAACCTTTGGAAACTACTGGAAGAATATTCTCAACCTCCTCCTCAAACTGGTCCTGCTCCTTACCATCTGAAGGAATTGCTTTATGCAATTTGTTTTTTGTGCACTTTAAAGCAGATTTAGCTAATGTACTTTTCTAAAAGATGCTTAAAATGTTTCAAAGTCAAACTCAATGAACACTTAGTGAATGAAGCAGGAGGCCCTAGGGAATGAGACAACACGTGGTTATACAATTAAAAATGATGACCTAGTTATTATTTTAGCAGATTTATATTTGCTTTCTAGTAATAAGCAATGGGCGGGAACAGCAATGGGCCAAACTAGCCCCATAAAGATGTAAATAGCAGTATTTTATGCAGCACACTCCATCAGCAGTGTTCTCAAAGACGATGGTGAAGGGGAACGGActcgctgctgctgctctgaaaagAGGAAAGTGCGGGGCAGCGAGCCGGTCCCTGGCACAGAGGATGCACGATGTCTAATAAATGTTCGAATCCAGGTCTAGAGCAGAATGAAACACTGAACAAACCCTCCCTTTCACATGCTTACCATTAACCTGATCTGTATATGTTAGACGGCTCAGTCTGACATTTACCAGTGCAACACGGCTATGGTCTCTAGAGTCAAATATAACACGTAGCGTTCTATTTTTCATGCCTACAGGAGTCTTTACCTAATTGCTTCCTTCCCATCAAAGCCTGGAGGCATCGGCTCCGTGTTATTGCTGGGGATAGGACCGTGGTTGCTCTCGCTGCCAGCTCGCACCCCCGTGTACCCACTCCTGGGCTTGAACCAGTACGATGGTCTCAGGAAGAACGAAGGTGGATAGGGTGCTCCGTATTTGCCTAATTCAGAAACAGAGAAGGTGAAATATCAGCCCCAAACTGGCACCTGTCATCTCAACTTTGATAAGTGCCATGTCCAGCCATCTCTTCCTCTATAGCTGCAGAATATAGACTTTCAGCAGCGTAAAAGGATTGGTAAGCTCTGTAATTAAAGTTGTCCAGTCGTCCATATTGTAAATGCAGGTGGGGAACGATCACAGCAAAGACCTCATGGACAAGCTCTTTGGCCCAGAAGATATAGGAAAATCAGGTCAAGTCCTACAACATCCTTTTAAACCCAGTGTTAGGGATGTTGGAGTAGGATCTCTGTGCCGCGCTGCAGGGTTTAATGTTCCTTTTGGAGCCTGTTTTTGAGACAGGGCCAAACGAGGTAGCTACATGTACCCAGCTTCTGGGAAAACTGGATTCTtcccaatttttcttttcctcagcaaACCAGCAAATCCAGTGTTCATCCCCTGACCTAGCGTGGCAAGGGTCATTGCTGTTAAAATGCCTTTACACAACCCGAGGAGCTCGCTACCGGGACACCTTTTGTGTTGCTCCACGTAGACTGCAGTTTTCTCAGTTCTATCCCGCTGCCCCTTTGGTGACTTTCCCCCTATAACGGGAGAGGATTATAGAAGAAAAATGCAAGGCAATTTGTGTTCTTTCCCTCACACTTCTACTTACCAGGCAAAACCTTATCAAAGTAGATGGCCAAGAGCAGATACAAGACACTGTCAAGGCTCAGTATGAGGTATAGGTTAAAGAAAGGGTACAATTCTGGTGTAAAAGCTGGtccatatttttctaattttaccatctagggaaaaaaaaaagaaaaaagcacaagtCAGATGCAACACTTCCTTTCGCCAGAAATACTATGtgcaagccactgctgtgtcatCATGACGGTTTTTGCCAGAAACCCATGCCCGCTCATGCTCACGATGCTGTTTCTAAGCAGGGCAACATTTATTACGATCACAAGGATCAGAAGTGCTTCGGTAAGCTGAATTCAAAATCGTGGAGAAGTCATTACTATACCAGAAGAGTGATGCACATGGTATTTGCTAAGTCAGCACTTCAAGACCTCACAGTTCTTGCAAATCTTGGTACCCACCAGACACATCCCACTGCTGTGATAATTTTCCAGAGATCGAAATTTATTGTATATACAGCCAGTAAAATTCATGATGCAGTTGAAAGTCCaactgtatttgttatgaattgGCATGTACTTTTTGGAGTCAAGTTTTCTTTTCACAAAGCGTTTAGGGCAGAGGGGTGTGATTGGGTCGTTACGGTAATGCAAGTGACGTATGGCAGTTACTGTTATCTGGCAGAAGTCTGCAGCATGTTTGCTGTGGGCTGAACTTTTATGATGTGCTGGCTTTATTTTGAACATACCTTTGAGATACCAGCTGTAAAAGCAAAAGGACTGAAGAGATTAAAAATCCATTCCGAAGATGGTGGTAGTTTTTCAAACAGTGTCAAAAAGCCCAGGAATCCAAAGATGACGTAAAGGACAAATCCAACAAAACTGGCAATATTTGGCTGCTTTAACAAGGAGCTGAGCATGAAACAGAAGTGaatctgcagaagagaaaaccaGTAGTTAGCAGGATGTACTTCtgctggcaattaaaaaaaacaacgtGAAAATCCAACGAGCAAAATTAGAGACCCAGCTGAGTTTCAGTTGTCCCCTACAGATGCAAATGGCACATCACAAGGCTTGCCTCATTTAGCAGACAGCTCTGATATTTAGGACAGGTCTATAGGGGCAGACAGGTCAGACCCCTCTTGGCCTCTCGAGGAGGCTGGATGCGAGGAGGCAGCCCCAGCCTTCCCATTAATGCTGGTGCCAGCACCTCTCTTTGATTTCAAGCCAGAATCTCCCAAAACATAATAGCAGTAATATATTAGGCTACAAATTATAACAATAAACCCCAGTAGTGGAGAaatttttgttcctttctctTATAACTCCCAGCCCTAGAGTACTCTGTGGACTTTGAGTTTCAGGTGTTTTaattaggaaacagaaaaaattgtGCATCGTTTAAGAACACAAAAGCAGACTTACAGATGCTATgccataaaagaaataaaaaaaatatatttcagagaaGCTGTGATCATGGATGACTCCTTTAATCGTGATCAGTGTGAGCAGACTTGCCGTTATTGAAACGTAAACTGTGTACAGCAAACTCCAGGATAACCTACAAATGAAGGCATAGTTATTTTTGCCTCTGTGCATGACAGCACTTGCCGTGACATAGCCAATACAAGACACACTCTTTTTAATTCAAATACTTTGTAATTCCAAATACACTTCCATTTACAGTTTCCAGACTGGAAAGGTGCAAATATCCATGTGTTGCACCTACCCAAATGATGCCAGCAAAGAGCCACAGGGCATCCTCTGCAGCCAGGATCACTTATTCTTAACGCTTTTCCTAATGATGTGAAATACTCATGCTCAGGTGGCTTTGGGAGCCTGTTTTGATAGACTCTATGTCCCTCCTGTGCTTCATCATTTGCAATTTTCCCCCAAATTTGTTGTTTCTTCACTTCTTGTGTTCTCTGTGCATAGTCACCCATTTCCTGGCGGCAAGCAACACCTCAACACCAAGAACCTTGCTACATGCATCTCTGCTACTTGGAAGAGTGCTTTCATTTCtggggggaggagagcagagccaAGTataggaaacaacaacaaaaacccctctGTATCAGAGCAATGTTGTCGGAAACTGGGGTCCTCCAGCAAATGGTCTGTTACAGATAAAAGCAGCAAAGGTTTTGCTTCAACAACTTGCAAAACTTGGCTTCAACATGCCCAGACGTACGGTGAGGCAATTGTGAATGCTGCTGGAGTCTGGGGAATTACTGCTCAGCTGAGCGGTGGTACCAGACCCACATCCATCCTGCAAGCTACTATACATCTTATATATGTAAGATAATATAATTCCTGTAATTACACAGTTTATTTCTATGAGACTTACCAGAATGCGGTATCTTGCAAACCCATTGCTCTCATTAACACCTTgagcttctttttctctcttataACTTTCACTGATAAAAAGTACATATATGGGGAGAAGCATAATGTAATGTAAATAATAAACCAAATATAATCCAGTTTATATACAGGTTTGATTAAGGGTGATTTCAGACGAACACCGCTAATTGACTTCATCTCTTCCCAGACGGAATGGTTTGTTTTCACCTAACGAAAAGAAATTAGCCATTGATTTGATTTGCCGTAATGGAACAGCCAACATCAAAACAAACAGGTTTTCATAAGCATTAAAAGTATGAGTCTGTCAATAACAACATTACAGTTATAAGTGGCAAATAACCTCAATATTTAGTATCTTTTGTATTGCCTCGTAATAGACACAAATGTTGCCTT
This window of the Accipiter gentilis chromosome 10, bAccGen1.1, whole genome shotgun sequence genome carries:
- the LOC126044022 gene encoding ATP-binding cassette sub-family A member 9-like isoform X1: MAIGLCYSLEPSPGLQKDEEPRHLRAEGDVFLMENTLSAGKMQGILKKASKIFQQTRALLWKNILLVWRMKTESFQEWMTSLFFLLIIQISSSLIFHYPRQEIPYDFLGRLDDPAFNATGVTLAYTPVTNTTRRIMSKVASDSAMTGIIIEEEENEKKMETRGILEEDIIGVVFKDDFSYCLRFQSYSVVSPNDVFEHIDTCSNFSSSNCKVPLYWYAGFLTVQSSIDAAVIEVKTNHSVWEEMKSISGVRLKSPLIKPVYKLDYIWFIIYITLCFSPYMYFLSVKVIREKKKLKVLMRAMGLQDTAFWLSWSLLYTVYVSITASLLTLITIKGVIHDHSFSEIYFFYFFYGIASIHFCFMLSSLLKQPNIASFVGFVLYVIFGFLGFLTLFEKLPPSSEWIFNLFSPFAFTAGISKMVKLEKYGPAFTPELYPFFNLYLILSLDSVLYLLLAIYFDKVLPGKYGAPYPPSFFLRPSYWFKPRSGYTGVRAGSESNHGPIPSNNTEPMPPGFDGKEAIRLNNIKKIYKKKDKRTEALRGVSLNIYEGQITALLGHSGSGKTALLHVLSGFSKPSAGSATIYNYKVSEVQDMEGIQAMIGICPQFNLHFEALTVKENLRTFAHIKGIQWKEVEQEVQKVLTMLDLTDLQDVRSDALSGGQKRKLSLGIAILGNPQVLLLDEPTAGLDPCSRHHVWSLLKERQAGRVTFFTTQSMEEADVHADRKAFLANGRLQCVGSSLYLKRKWGIGYHLRMRINELCDPELTSSLVRQYIPDAVLKGQKGDELCYMLPLENTDSFPDLFSHLESSLLQGVVNYEVSRTTLEDVFLKLEHNEAIDQEVKTLTPTGKCEDGDLEERDQSLPVFSEQGSAAVSGMALWRQQVCAVMRVRFLKLKHDGKFLRSILLFFGIFILPMLMIFVEFQLWDSSSNWEMTASSYFLPTKEKIRDKSTNLLIFNDTGSEIEDFIAALKTQNIIPEITLEKNITSIPLYNGAIKISLEGKSYRFTVMCSAEPINCFPVLVNILSNTFLRLFNSTARIRVWSEPFYNTQSPELKSDIFFVCLGYMLILAAGLPPHFAMSSREDYKLRARAQLRLAGLFPSAYWCGQALVDVPLFWTLLCLMFGVLLLFNRFCPLPASTVLPLIICVIGYGVSLVLLIYLIAFKFRTGRSNRYIWSFIFILVNFTLYMLSDLHEEFYFTVSALIPVFPLLGWLIFSTPRFSSFQSVGLLESWNHIFVAVFAPYIHCVIFAFLLRCLEMRYGEAVTRLDPVFRIQRRRAVTHQNRDHPGEESPEVQAERERVRSMMTSLQQEEESVIIVNSLRKEYEDKKASSVFKKKKKVAVKNLSFSVKKGEVLGLLGPNGSGKSTTIDMISGDVTVTAGEVLLKGCDAAASAPGQESPGYLGCCPQQDPLWPDLTLHQHLEVYAAVRGMRKEDAVVTISRIAKALDLQKHLKTPARRLSAGEARKLCFALSILGDPTVMLWDEPSVGMDPKGQRHMWKVIQTAMKSKDRAAILSTQYLEEEAATMCDRVAILVSGQLRYIGSLEELKSKFGTSYHLEVKMTDMGQSDALHAEILQLFPYAARQERTSSLLTYKIPMEDALPLSQAFSKLEAAKQNFRLEEYSLSLHTLQQVFVDLTRDPEEHDLDAASNRAVERRPLHA